GTGTTTATCTCGAGGGCCTCGGGGAGCCGGGTGAGAGCCCCGTACTGCCGGGTGGAATCGGCGCGGTCCCGCTCGACTATCTGCGCCTCGAGCTCGGGGAGGGTGACGGCCTCGCCCCGGGCGCGGTGGTCCTCCAGCCGCCGCCGCGCCCGCTCGGTCACCGACGCCGTCAGGTAGAACTTGTACGGCGTGTCGGGGAAGAGGAGGGTGCCGATGTCGCCGGGTCGTCCAGGTCGGTCCCGCGCCCCAGGGCCAGCCAGGTCAGCGCCCGGTAGAACGCCCCGGTGTCCACGTACACCAGCCCCAGTCGCGAGGCCGCCAGCCGCGCCACGGTGGATTTGCCCGACCCCGCGGGGCCGTCTATGGCGATGCGGATAGTCTCGCGCGACTCGGGGACCGCCTCCCCCTCCGTCCCCGGCTGGGGCAGCTCGCCCAGGTGCCGCAGGCCGAAGAAGTTCAAGAAGCCCTCG
This region of bacterium genomic DNA includes:
- a CDS encoding (d)CMP kinase — encoded protein: MTERARRRLEDHRARGEAVTLPELEAQIVERDRADSTRQYGALTRLPEALEINTTGMTIQEVVEAVIEGVELRRAEPAPDTPGAE